From Fusarium oxysporum f. sp. lycopersici 4287 supercont2.96 genomic scaffold, whole genome shotgun sequence:
TTTGTGGGCAGTTTACGAGAAGACGACATATATATGCGTTAAATctttaaccttattatattattgCTTTTGTCCCTTTATCAGGTTGCACGAGAGCATGGGGTTTACCTGGACACGGTTGCAAAACTTCCAGATGATTGGCTATAGCGGACataaaggaaaaagaaacatATCATGCGCCCaagttatttaaatattttcTAAACAGCAACACTATAGTCAGAACGATAAGGAGATTTGCCACGACGCGAACTTGTGCATTAGACTGTTGAATCTTCTGTACTCTGTTGACAATATTTTGGGGAAGGATGCCTACTGGCTTAATGCTGAGCTAAAGGAGATTGCCCTCTAATCAACACACATAAGTGACGTCGCCAAAGCGTGATTGCGGAAGAACTTGTGGACGACCAAATGGCACATTCATGTCCTCAGGCCTGATTCAGAGATCCATGATGGGAACTTATCCCTCGAAATGAGAATGGCGTCGGCGCTGCTTCAATATTTCCTCTCACTGAGCATAATTGGATGCCCATTACCAGCTGTATCGAAGAAACTTTAATCAATCAAGTTTTAACTTGTTATGATAATTAAGGGTTATGCAATTGAAGTTTATAATCAGACATTGAAAAAGTGTATGTTTGTGGAGGGTCAGGTGACTTGAGACTTCTAACGTGTCAttttattaagataaaaagaCAATGCAACACGAAGACATGTTACTAGAGGTAGTGATATCTCGCCCTGACCAATTCTAGCCCATTATCGACCGAGAACAAGGAAAGCAAAACCTAACAGGCCACGGTAAACAGTAAGGTAATCCCTTTCTCGTTTCGCCAACTCCTCCTTAAGCTGTTGCCCGAAAGGACTCTCTGGACTCTCAAGGATCAAGACTCTCTGGCCTGCTCGATGTTTTGACTCAAAATCATCCCACTCACGCTGGTCTGCTACCCCCAGATTCAAAACCTCCCATCCACTTTCTCGACTCGCAGCGACTAACTCAGCTAGTGTGAGAATTTCACTACCAAATAGTTCCAGGGCTGCACTGGTTGGAGGTTGATTCCAGATCATGTCGCCAACGAGAACTCTGCCCTTTGGGACAATTTTGGATAAGCGGTCGAACATCGCTTTACTGCCCCCAAGCGCATGCGACGAGCCTATGCAGATAGCTCTACTTGCAAGTCCAGTATACTCGCTGGCGGGTTGCTGATTGAAATCCACATTGAGCCCCCGATTCTCAGCTAGTGCCCGAGCTCGTTCAAGATGCGCGGCATCTGTGTCAATTCCGACCGCAGTGATTTTCTCTCTGTTTCGCGAAACTGCCCTGAGAAGGATCTCTCCCCACCCACAACCCAAGTCAATAACAGTGCAACCGTCAAACAGCTGGAGgtggtcaagaagctctgcTGCGCGGGTTTCAGACAGTGGTGCGTTCCATATCATGGCGGCGTATCGCGCCTTAGTAAAGTTTTCTTGTTCCATGGGAACAGGAGCGGAGTTAAGGTAGTTAATTTAATGTTGATTCT
This genomic window contains:
- a CDS encoding uncharacterized protein (At least one base has a quality score < 10) — translated: MEQENFTKARYAAMIWNAPLSETRAAELLDHLQLFDGCTVIDLGCGWGEILLRAVSRNREKITAVGIDTDAAHLERARALAENRGLNVDFNQQPASEYTGLASRAICIGSSHALGGSKAMFDRLSKIVPKGRVLVGDMIWNQPPTSAALELFGSEILTLAELVAASRESGWEVLNLGVADQREWDDFESKHRAGQRVLILESPESPFGQQLKEELAKRERDYLTVYRGLLGFAFLVLGR